The proteins below come from a single Spirochaetia bacterium 38H-sp genomic window:
- a CDS encoding V-type ATP synthase subunit A, whose protein sequence is MIIGKVVGVNGNMVRVEVDGNVRMNEVAYVCVGDKRLKAEVIRIRGKFAELQVFEITRGIGVGDTVEFTGDLLSVRLGPGLLTQIYDGLQNPLPELAEKCGFFLERGIYVDPLNPNTKWDFTPVASAGDVVSAGDTLGTVPEGIFKHRIMVPFNYTGEYKVKSVVSAGSYTVNDVIAEIEDSDGNIYKLTMAFNWPVKVPITAYAERLEPVEPLVTKIRIIDSFFPVARGGTYCIPGPFGAGKTVLQQITSRNAEVDIVIIAACGERAGEVVETLREFPELTDPRTGKSLMERTIIICNTSSMPVAAREASVYTAVTLAEYYRQMGLNCLLLADSTSRWAQAMREMSGRLEEIPGEEAFPAYLESVIASFYERAGLVRLKDGSTGSVTIGGTVSPAGGNFEEPVTQATLKVVGAFHGLSRERSDARKYPAIHPLESWSKYKGVTDVAKTEYARRVLFDGNEVAQMMKVVGEEGTTLDDFVLYLKSDFLDNVYLQQDAFDPVDASVSVERQRHVFDMIFDILSAIFSFETKDEARSFFALLTQRFKDYNVAEWDSPDFKRLEAQIKAMVEEKTAGRDEEAEYILSRKVESHA, encoded by the coding sequence ATGATTATAGGTAAGGTTGTTGGTGTTAATGGTAATATGGTCAGGGTTGAGGTTGATGGTAATGTGAGGATGAATGAGGTTGCTTATGTGTGTGTAGGAGATAAGAGGTTAAAAGCGGAGGTTATAAGAATAAGAGGTAAGTTTGCCGAGTTACAAGTTTTTGAAATTACTCGTGGTATCGGGGTAGGTGATACTGTAGAGTTTACTGGCGATTTGCTTTCTGTACGGCTTGGGCCAGGTCTTCTTACCCAGATTTATGATGGTTTACAGAACCCTCTTCCTGAGCTTGCAGAGAAATGCGGTTTTTTTCTAGAGCGTGGTATTTATGTTGATCCTCTCAATCCAAATACAAAATGGGATTTTACTCCTGTTGCTTCTGCGGGTGATGTTGTTTCTGCGGGTGATACTCTGGGTACTGTCCCAGAGGGCATATTTAAGCACAGAATTATGGTTCCTTTTAATTATACAGGTGAATACAAGGTAAAATCTGTTGTTTCCGCGGGAAGCTATACTGTAAATGATGTTATTGCCGAGATTGAGGATTCTGATGGAAATATATATAAGCTCACAATGGCTTTTAACTGGCCTGTAAAGGTTCCTATAACAGCATATGCGGAGCGTTTAGAACCTGTAGAGCCTCTTGTTACCAAGATAAGGATTATAGATTCCTTTTTTCCTGTTGCAAGGGGTGGTACATATTGTATTCCTGGACCTTTTGGTGCGGGTAAGACTGTGCTGCAGCAGATTACAAGTAGGAATGCTGAGGTGGATATTGTAATTATAGCTGCCTGCGGTGAGCGTGCAGGTGAGGTTGTAGAGACTCTTAGAGAGTTCCCTGAACTTACTGATCCCAGAACTGGCAAGAGTCTTATGGAGCGTACAATAATAATCTGTAATACCAGTTCTATGCCTGTTGCTGCTCGTGAGGCATCTGTGTATACGGCTGTTACTCTTGCAGAGTATTACAGACAGATGGGTCTCAATTGTCTGCTTCTTGCCGATTCCACTTCCAGATGGGCACAGGCTATGAGAGAGATGTCTGGAAGGCTTGAGGAGATTCCCGGAGAAGAGGCTTTCCCTGCTTATCTTGAGTCTGTTATTGCAAGTTTTTATGAGCGTGCAGGTCTTGTAAGGCTCAAGGATGGCTCTACTGGTTCTGTTACTATTGGCGGCACAGTAAGCCCTGCAGGTGGTAACTTTGAAGAACCTGTTACACAGGCTACACTTAAAGTTGTAGGTGCTTTCCACGGCTTGTCGAGGGAGCGTTCTGATGCTCGTAAGTATCCTGCAATCCATCCTCTGGAAAGCTGGAGTAAGTATAAGGGGGTTACCGATGTTGCCAAGACTGAGTATGCAAGACGTGTTCTCTTTGATGGTAATGAAGTGGCCCAGATGATGAAGGTTGTAGGAGAAGAAGGAACAACGCTTGATGATTTTGTTCTTTATCTAAAGTCCGATTTTCTTGACAATGTATATTTGCAACAGGATGCTTTTGATCCTGTTGATGCGTCAGTGAGTGTAGAAAGACAAAGACATGTTTTTGATATGATTTTTGACATTCTGAGTGCAATATTTTCTTTTGAGACCAAGGATGAGGCGAGGTCTTTCTTTGCTCTTCTTACTCAGAGATTTAAAGATTATAATGTTGCAGAATGGGATTCTCCTGATTTTAAACGGCTTGAGGCTCAGATTAAGGCAATGGTAGAGGAGAAGACTGCCGGCAGGGATGAAGAAGCGGAATATATTTTGTCCAGAAAGGTGGAAAGCCATGCGTAA
- a CDS encoding V-type ATP synthase subunit B, with product MRKIYSKIESIAGNVITVRAEGVKYGHLAEVISAQGKSLAEVIRLDGDMVALQVYSGSRGISTGDEVRFLGHPMKVSFSDNLLGRIFTGSGRPRDNGPELLDELVEIGGPSVNPAKRIIPRNMVRTGIPMIDVFNTLVESQKLPIFSVSGEPYNQLLARIALQAEADVIILGGIGLKYDDYLFFRNTLEEGGALSRTIFFVHTAADPVVEALLVPDISLAVAERFALKGRRVLTLLTDMTNFSDALKEIAITMEQVPSNRGYPGDLYSQLAFRYEKAVDFEGAGSITILAVTTMPGDDVTHPVPDNTGYITEGQFYLRNGRIEPFGSLSRLKQLVNKNTREDHRAIMDGMIKLYAAYKETLEKKSMGFRMSEWDSKLLKYGTLFERELMDLSVNIPLEKALDKGWEILAECFTPEETGLRSDLVKKFWPKKAAEEVAHGQS from the coding sequence ATGCGTAAGATTTATAGCAAAATAGAATCAATTGCAGGTAATGTTATAACAGTAAGAGCAGAAGGCGTAAAATATGGTCATCTGGCTGAGGTCATATCTGCTCAAGGAAAATCTCTTGCAGAGGTAATACGACTTGACGGTGATATGGTTGCTCTGCAGGTTTACTCCGGTTCTAGAGGAATATCTACCGGCGATGAGGTCAGGTTTCTTGGCCATCCAATGAAGGTATCCTTCTCCGATAATCTGTTGGGACGTATTTTTACCGGAAGCGGACGTCCTCGTGATAATGGCCCTGAGCTTCTAGATGAGCTTGTAGAGATAGGTGGACCGTCTGTTAACCCTGCAAAGCGTATAATCCCGCGCAATATGGTGCGTACTGGTATACCTATGATAGATGTTTTTAATACTCTTGTAGAATCTCAAAAACTTCCTATTTTTTCCGTATCAGGAGAACCATACAATCAACTTCTTGCAAGAATAGCTCTCCAGGCCGAGGCAGATGTTATTATTTTGGGTGGAATAGGTCTAAAATATGACGATTATCTTTTCTTTAGAAATACGCTGGAAGAAGGTGGCGCTCTATCCCGTACTATTTTCTTTGTTCATACGGCTGCTGACCCTGTTGTTGAGGCTTTGCTTGTCCCTGATATTTCGCTTGCTGTTGCTGAGCGTTTTGCTCTAAAGGGAAGAAGGGTTCTTACTCTCCTTACAGATATGACCAATTTTTCTGATGCACTTAAGGAAATAGCAATAACAATGGAACAGGTTCCATCCAACCGTGGTTATCCGGGAGATTTGTACAGTCAGCTCGCTTTTAGATACGAGAAGGCTGTTGATTTTGAGGGTGCAGGCTCCATAACAATTCTTGCCGTTACGACAATGCCTGGTGATGATGTTACTCACCCTGTGCCGGATAATACGGGGTATATTACAGAAGGACAATTCTATCTTAGAAACGGCAGAATTGAGCCTTTTGGTTCCTTGTCTCGTCTCAAACAGCTTGTAAATAAAAACACTAGGGAAGACCACAGAGCAATCATGGATGGGATGATAAAGCTGTATGCAGCGTATAAGGAAACTTTGGAGAAAAAATCCATGGGTTTTAGGATGTCAGAGTGGGACAGTAAGCTGCTAAAATACGGAACTCTTTTTGAGAGGGAACTTATGGATCTTTCCGTAAACATCCCCCTGGAAAAGGCTCTGGATAAGGGCTGGGAAATTCTTGCGGAGTGTTTTACTCCGGAGGAGACAGGATTAAGGTCTGATCTTGTTAAGAAGTTCTGGCCCAAAAAAGCAGCAGAAGAGGTGGCACATGGCCAGAGTTAA
- a CDS encoding V-type ATP synthase subunit D — MARVKLTKNELKKQKDALKRFERYLPTLQLKKQQLQMVITQVEAKVADKWKKKHELLGSLESWKHLFGQDIGLDSLLKVKEIITGDTNIAGVDIPTLEKIEWEAPDYDLFSTPLWVDDAVSFLKELLTVETEILVLEEQKRRLNEELRITSQRVNLFEKVKIPETRENIRMIKIYLGDQQTAAVVRGKISKKKLVKG; from the coding sequence ATGGCCAGAGTTAAGCTCACAAAAAATGAGCTAAAAAAACAAAAAGATGCTCTTAAAAGATTTGAGAGATATCTTCCAACTCTTCAGCTTAAAAAGCAGCAATTGCAAATGGTGATAACTCAGGTTGAGGCAAAGGTTGCTGATAAATGGAAGAAAAAACATGAGCTTCTTGGGTCATTGGAGTCTTGGAAACATCTTTTTGGCCAGGATATAGGACTTGATTCTCTTCTTAAGGTAAAAGAAATTATTACAGGAGATACAAATATAGCGGGTGTTGATATTCCTACTCTTGAAAAAATAGAGTGGGAAGCTCCTGACTATGATCTTTTTTCTACTCCTCTGTGGGTTGATGATGCTGTGTCCTTTTTAAAGGAATTGCTAACCGTGGAGACAGAGATTCTTGTTCTGGAAGAGCAAAAAAGACGGCTCAATGAGGAGCTTAGAATAACAAGTCAGAGAGTTAATCTTTTTGAGAAGGTTAAAATTCCCGAGACAAGAGAGAATATAAGAATGATAAAAATATATCTCGGAGATCAGCAAACTGCTGCTGTTGTACGCGGTAAGATTTCTAAGAAAAAGCTGGTAAAGGGGTAG
- a CDS encoding V-type ATP synthase subunit I, which yields MIVPMKKIALILKASDAEEGLRRLRKYGEVHVELLDNQNDSVEEASSRLERLTTALAVLSEYKKKYDGVQKKAVSSDEIFAIVDEVLSLSVRLKELKEDSFKLAALIKEMSEWGDFSLEDINFLRTNGLAVEFVYLSKQQKESLDNSIICVDLGKASGRFRCLLLSRDKQDIVPTGADRFVLPDSSLSALIVRQEELYKNMREISGKLVSLYAWHDELVRLGKEVLEPELTLRKVEASLREDGPVVFLTGYVPAEKEKHFIDYARKHEWGIITKEPDEEDNPPTLLRNPRWMQIIKPVFNFLDTVPGYREFDISFVFLAFLSVFFAMIVGDAGYGAIFLAGSVFILRKEYKKTGQVTDVGVLIAWMSLCTIIWGSLTGTWFGYEGFAKIKPFSYFVIPELSSWEEVSIKNIQFISFLLGIIHISIAHLWRFLRELKKKPAIRAFAQLGWLAIMLGIFNLVLSMVLDPQKYPFLPVSLYGIIAGFIIVVFFSEQGSDGFFRGVLRGLAGLFTTALDTISAFGDIISYIRLFAVGLATIALAQAFNDMAIGAANGVVGIIIAFLILLVGHALNLVMSALSVVVHGIRLNLLEFAGHLGMEWTGIPYSPFKEPVRQHQADKNDINIKE from the coding sequence ATGATTGTTCCAATGAAGAAGATTGCCCTTATTCTCAAAGCCTCAGATGCGGAAGAGGGACTAAGAAGACTTAGAAAGTATGGTGAGGTGCATGTAGAGCTGCTTGATAACCAGAATGATAGTGTGGAAGAAGCATCTTCGCGCCTCGAAAGGCTTACTACAGCTCTTGCTGTGCTTTCTGAGTATAAGAAGAAGTATGATGGAGTACAAAAGAAAGCTGTATCTTCCGATGAGATTTTTGCTATAGTTGATGAGGTTTTGTCTCTTTCTGTAAGGCTGAAGGAGCTAAAAGAGGACTCTTTTAAACTTGCTGCTCTCATAAAAGAAATGTCTGAATGGGGAGATTTTTCCCTTGAGGATATAAATTTCCTAAGAACTAATGGACTTGCTGTTGAGTTTGTCTATCTGAGCAAACAGCAAAAAGAATCTCTGGATAACTCTATTATATGTGTGGATTTGGGAAAGGCTTCCGGAAGATTTAGATGTCTTCTTCTCAGCAGAGATAAACAAGATATTGTGCCCACTGGGGCTGATAGGTTTGTGCTTCCTGATTCTTCTCTATCTGCTTTGATTGTAAGACAGGAAGAGCTCTATAAAAATATGAGAGAAATTTCCGGCAAGCTTGTTTCTCTCTATGCTTGGCATGACGAACTTGTGCGTTTGGGGAAAGAAGTACTGGAGCCGGAGCTCACCTTAAGGAAGGTTGAGGCCTCTCTTAGAGAAGACGGCCCTGTTGTCTTTCTTACTGGATATGTTCCTGCAGAGAAAGAAAAACATTTTATCGATTATGCGAGAAAACACGAGTGGGGAATTATAACAAAGGAGCCTGACGAGGAAGACAATCCTCCCACATTGCTTAGAAATCCGCGCTGGATGCAGATAATAAAGCCTGTTTTTAATTTTCTTGATACCGTGCCTGGTTACAGGGAATTTGACATAAGTTTTGTTTTCCTTGCTTTTCTTTCTGTGTTTTTTGCCATGATAGTAGGTGATGCTGGTTATGGTGCGATTTTTTTAGCCGGCTCTGTTTTCATCCTAAGAAAGGAATACAAAAAGACAGGACAGGTTACCGATGTGGGAGTGCTTATTGCTTGGATGAGCCTTTGTACAATAATATGGGGTTCTCTAACGGGTACATGGTTTGGTTATGAGGGCTTTGCAAAGATTAAGCCTTTTTCTTATTTTGTTATTCCTGAGTTATCCTCATGGGAGGAGGTCTCTATAAAAAACATACAGTTTATAAGTTTTTTGTTGGGTATAATTCATATTTCAATAGCACATTTATGGAGATTTCTAAGAGAGCTCAAAAAGAAACCGGCGATACGTGCTTTTGCACAGTTGGGATGGCTTGCCATAATGCTTGGTATTTTCAATCTTGTTCTTTCCATGGTCCTTGATCCTCAGAAATACCCCTTTCTGCCAGTTTCTCTTTATGGAATCATTGCAGGATTTATAATAGTTGTTTTCTTCTCTGAGCAGGGAAGCGACGGTTTTTTCAGGGGAGTGCTGCGCGGGCTTGCCGGGTTGTTTACAACTGCTCTTGATACTATTAGCGCCTTTGGAGACATAATTTCTTATATCAGGCTTTTTGCTGTTGGGCTTGCAACCATAGCTCTCGCTCAGGCGTTCAATGACATGGCAATAGGTGCTGCAAACGGAGTGGTTGGAATAATAATTGCTTTTCTTATTCTTCTTGTCGGTCATGCACTCAACCTTGTCATGTCCGCTCTTTCTGTAGTTGTGCACGGTATAAGACTCAACCTTCTTGAGTTTGCCGGGCATCTTGGTATGGAATGGACGGGGATTCCATATTCTCCGTTTAAAGAGCCTGTGCGACAGCATCAGGCTGATAAAAATGATATCAATATAAAGGAGTAA
- a CDS encoding V-type ATP synthase subunit K (produces ATP from ADP in the presence of a proton gradient across the membrane; the K subunit is a nonenzymatic component which binds the dimeric form by interacting with the G and E subunits) encodes MNLGLIGIGAALGLAAAGSALGIGTAGMAAIGAMKKCYAQNKPAPFILIAFVGAPLTQTIYGYLLMGNLLNKQSTLDPWLMIGLGLFGGLAMGFSAWLQGKAGAAASDSLAETGKGTGNYLMIIGLVETVAVFVLVFMMTING; translated from the coding sequence ATGAATCTAGGATTGATAGGAATAGGTGCTGCTCTTGGTCTTGCAGCAGCAGGTTCTGCTCTTGGAATCGGTACTGCAGGCATGGCTGCAATAGGTGCAATGAAAAAATGTTATGCTCAGAATAAGCCGGCTCCCTTTATTCTGATTGCATTTGTTGGTGCTCCTCTTACTCAGACAATATATGGCTACCTTCTCATGGGAAACCTTCTCAATAAACAATCCACTCTCGATCCATGGCTTATGATAGGACTTGGACTATTTGGTGGTCTTGCAATGGGCTTTTCTGCCTGGCTGCAGGGTAAAGCAGGTGCCGCGGCATCTGATTCTCTTGCCGAGACAGGAAAAGGTACCGGTAACTATCTTATGATAATCGGTCTTGTAGAGACTGTGGCTGTGTTTGTTCTTGTCTTTATGATGACAATAAATGGCTAA
- the ispG gene encoding flavodoxin-dependent (E)-4-hydroxy-3-methylbut-2-enyl-diphosphate synthase has translation MNGYKTKKIRVGRLFIGGDAPLAVQTMWKLPLSATVLDDCITELMTLEKMGCSLVRFSVPDMESAEFLGRLAERVSMPLVADIHFDWRIAVRVMDFPVSKVRINPGNIGSRDKVANVVKKALDKGIAIRVGVNTGSLPRNIRDMDRAEALVTAAEEELSILESLNFKDVIFSLKASDIETTVKANRIFASRHQYPLHLGLTEAGPLIPGTVKSTAALLPLLRDGIGDTIRVSLSDDCRKEVLVGMEIARASGRLNMGVNIVSCPRCSRYSFDVMSFLKKAQDYLQTVNKPLTVAIMGCVVNGPGEAAHADIAISGVGKTIYIYKQGKKVQEVAEDEAFEAFINHIESLI, from the coding sequence ATGAACGGATATAAAACAAAAAAAATACGAGTCGGAAGACTTTTTATAGGTGGTGATGCACCTCTTGCTGTACAAACAATGTGGAAGTTGCCTCTTTCTGCTACGGTTTTGGATGATTGTATTACAGAGCTTATGACACTTGAAAAGATGGGGTGTTCACTTGTGAGATTCTCAGTACCTGATATGGAATCTGCTGAGTTTCTGGGAAGGCTTGCAGAACGGGTTAGTATGCCACTTGTTGCAGATATACATTTTGACTGGCGGATTGCAGTGAGAGTTATGGATTTTCCCGTGTCAAAGGTAAGGATAAATCCAGGTAACATAGGTAGCCGTGATAAGGTTGCCAATGTGGTAAAAAAGGCTTTAGACAAGGGAATTGCTATAAGGGTCGGAGTTAATACTGGCTCTCTGCCAAGGAATATACGCGATATGGACAGAGCAGAAGCACTTGTGACTGCTGCGGAAGAAGAGCTTAGCATCCTGGAATCGCTTAATTTTAAGGATGTCATTTTTTCTTTAAAAGCTTCCGATATAGAAACTACTGTGAAAGCTAACAGAATATTTGCATCTAGACATCAATATCCTCTTCATCTGGGTCTTACCGAGGCTGGCCCTCTTATACCAGGCACTGTCAAATCTACTGCGGCACTTCTTCCTTTGCTCAGAGACGGGATAGGCGATACGATACGTGTGTCTCTTTCTGATGACTGCAGAAAGGAGGTGCTGGTAGGTATGGAAATAGCCCGAGCCAGTGGAAGGCTCAACATGGGCGTCAACATAGTCTCCTGTCCACGATGCAGTAGATACAGTTTTGATGTTATGAGTTTCTTAAAAAAGGCACAAGACTATCTGCAAACAGTAAATAAACCTCTTACTGTTGCCATAATGGGTTGTGTTGTAAACGGCCCAGGAGAGGCTGCTCATGCGGATATTGCAATAAGCGGAGTAGGTAAAACCATATACATATACAAGCAGGGGAAAAAAGTCCAGGAGGTGGCAGAAGATGAAGCATTTGAGGCCTTTATTAATCATATTGAGTCTCTTATTTAG
- a CDS encoding carbohydrate-binding protein has translation MKNFLKFTSISLLLVFSLILSACNTAFMESSISENMLSRSTSYIDSSTARLWFDKSEVDWADVHYKINGGSQINVRMSKDVSYFWYDVTGLQEGDTVDYWFTIGYVSGAQDTGWYSYKHSLSSPAPASTSDSSATSFVLEAEDFAYMSGIKTESCSEGGFNVGWIDAGDWLAYSSMYFEEGDYLIEYRVASLSGGGRFNADMDAGSVQLGALDIPSTSGWQNWTTISHTVHINAGNHAFGIYALSGGWNINWIKFTYLSGTTPPPSTGDWSLVWSDEFDGNGLNTAYWTPEIGGGGWGNNELEYYTDRAENIVVSGGYLNIIARKESYGGRQYTSARLKTQDKLYKTYGKVEARIRLSKTGSGLWPAFWMLGNNISSVSWPVCGEIDIMEHVNTDSLIYGTIHWDASGHASYGGHTQADITQWHIYTIEWDSSSIKWFVDGTKYHEANIKDSINSTEEFHRPFFVLLNLAVGGEWPGFTIDESVFPVTMYVDWVRWYQK, from the coding sequence ATGAAAAATTTTTTAAAATTTACCAGCATATCATTATTGCTGGTATTTAGTCTTATTTTATCGGCATGTAATACAGCGTTTATGGAGAGCAGTATTAGCGAAAATATGTTATCACGTTCTACATCCTATATTGATAGTTCAACAGCAAGATTATGGTTTGATAAATCGGAGGTGGATTGGGCTGATGTGCACTATAAGATAAATGGCGGTAGCCAGATTAATGTCAGAATGAGTAAGGATGTTTCTTATTTCTGGTATGATGTTACAGGTCTACAAGAAGGTGATACTGTTGATTATTGGTTTACAATAGGTTATGTTTCTGGTGCTCAGGATACAGGTTGGTATTCTTATAAGCATAGTTTAAGTTCTCCTGCACCTGCATCAACTTCTGATTCCTCTGCAACAAGCTTTGTTTTGGAAGCAGAGGATTTTGCCTATATGAGTGGTATCAAGACAGAGTCCTGCTCAGAAGGGGGATTCAATGTGGGTTGGATAGATGCTGGTGACTGGCTTGCTTACTCATCAATGTATTTTGAGGAAGGTGATTATCTTATAGAATATAGAGTGGCCAGTCTATCCGGTGGTGGTAGGTTTAATGCGGATATGGATGCAGGTTCTGTGCAGCTTGGAGCGCTTGATATTCCTTCTACTTCTGGATGGCAGAATTGGACTACTATTTCCCATACGGTACATATAAATGCAGGTAATCATGCTTTTGGTATTTATGCTTTATCCGGTGGTTGGAATATAAACTGGATAAAATTTACTTATCTTAGCGGAACGACACCTCCACCGTCCACAGGCGATTGGAGTCTTGTGTGGAGCGATGAGTTTGATGGAAATGGACTTAATACTGCTTACTGGACACCAGAAATAGGTGGCGGCGGATGGGGAAATAACGAACTCGAATATTATACCGACAGAGCAGAAAATATTGTGGTTTCTGGAGGTTATCTTAACATCATAGCAAGAAAAGAATCATATGGAGGTAGACAGTATACTTCTGCAAGACTTAAGACTCAGGATAAGCTATATAAAACATATGGTAAGGTTGAAGCCAGAATAAGATTGTCAAAAACAGGTTCCGGATTATGGCCGGCATTCTGGATGCTCGGTAACAATATTTCTTCTGTTTCTTGGCCTGTATGCGGTGAGATAGATATTATGGAACACGTAAATACCGATTCTCTTATATACGGGACTATACATTGGGATGCTTCTGGTCATGCTTCTTATGGAGGCCATACACAAGCCGATATAACACAATGGCATATTTATACGATAGAGTGGGATAGTTCTTCCATAAAGTGGTTTGTGGATGGTACTAAGTATCATGAGGCCAATATAAAGGATAGTATAAACAGTACGGAAGAATTCCACAGGCCTTTTTTTGTCTTATTAAATCTTGCAGTTGGAGGCGAATGGCCTGGTTTTACAATTGATGAGAGTGTGTTTCCTGTTACAATGTATGTTGATTGGGTGAGGTGGTACCAGAAATAG
- a CDS encoding DUF5312 family protein — protein sequence MDVPVLNMLARELSEQEREELRKKLMEESEKDAGFNIGATQEELHLEEQNIEEVWEKLSILTKLIIFLKSLFGIKKREDAIKQIILGRIRTRINKNNSLLLNYKEKRFTPLLYDNIKTIADIISAIRKKMLPVYTNKNADAFIALLTGFFIPEAQSHLESSGDIYKKEEKIRTESPSLNFQDIKKTIKKELSSAIDESFSYIPPKARVNMQDCTGFFYYTKALIDFSFPPLLSFWGHAGANQTIMWDNKELQLLLVELVNILYSTEKVPPLSYFRILATFIHNLEIGKNPEIKGHNEIYAELVGLFSELQEKAHELPLLEIVRYITENPSYMPSIHFGGEDWLARTKRYWREKFDTDFKDFVAYKEKEDLYQRMCEITGVKTLLDIKNYSNATGQDYTGKHALSLMFLKTFGETIFFPKHVPTLKTIVLDGNFYKQDNKNKFTESYNILMGIKETIEQLEARFSDNGELGRIYNAITREIAMPVLKRKRLEVLFEQEEKKIEQWLVSVQNAASTMGKVLGGILWGKSGEAYDTLSNLDDLDIKNHRLFKPNLAETQRTIAIMAGYLKESLEIENKQ from the coding sequence ATGGATGTGCCTGTACTCAATATGCTCGCAAGAGAACTATCAGAACAAGAGCGGGAAGAACTAAGAAAAAAACTTATGGAAGAATCGGAAAAAGATGCGGGCTTCAATATAGGAGCAACGCAAGAAGAACTCCATTTGGAAGAGCAAAATATAGAAGAAGTCTGGGAAAAGCTTTCTATACTTACAAAACTCATAATCTTTTTAAAATCATTGTTTGGTATAAAAAAACGAGAAGATGCAATCAAGCAGATAATACTTGGAAGAATAAGAACCAGAATCAATAAAAACAATTCTCTTCTTCTCAATTACAAAGAAAAAAGATTTACTCCTCTTCTTTACGACAATATAAAGACAATAGCAGATATAATATCAGCAATAAGAAAAAAAATGTTGCCGGTTTATACAAACAAAAATGCTGATGCTTTTATAGCTCTGCTTACTGGATTTTTTATACCGGAAGCCCAAAGCCATTTAGAGAGCTCGGGAGACATATATAAGAAAGAAGAAAAAATAAGAACAGAATCCCCATCTCTTAACTTTCAAGATATAAAAAAAACAATAAAAAAAGAACTTTCCTCTGCCATAGACGAATCTTTCTCATATATACCGCCCAAAGCTAGAGTCAACATGCAGGATTGCACTGGATTTTTTTATTATACAAAAGCCCTTATAGATTTTTCCTTTCCTCCATTGTTATCTTTCTGGGGACACGCTGGTGCCAATCAGACAATAATGTGGGATAACAAAGAACTCCAGCTTTTACTGGTAGAACTTGTCAATATTCTCTACAGTACAGAAAAAGTGCCTCCTCTTTCTTATTTTAGAATACTTGCAACATTTATACATAATTTGGAAATTGGCAAGAATCCAGAAATAAAAGGACACAATGAGATATATGCAGAACTGGTAGGACTTTTTTCAGAACTTCAAGAAAAGGCCCATGAGCTACCTTTACTAGAAATAGTAAGATATATAACAGAAAACCCTTCTTATATGCCAAGTATACACTTTGGCGGAGAAGACTGGCTGGCAAGAACCAAGAGATACTGGAGAGAAAAATTTGACACAGATTTTAAAGATTTTGTAGCATATAAGGAAAAAGAAGATTTATACCAAAGAATGTGCGAAATAACGGGAGTTAAAACACTGCTGGATATAAAAAATTATTCTAATGCCACAGGACAGGACTACACAGGTAAACACGCACTAAGTCTTATGTTTCTTAAAACCTTTGGCGAGACAATCTTTTTCCCAAAGCACGTTCCTACCCTAAAGACAATAGTCTTGGATGGCAACTTCTACAAACAGGATAACAAGAATAAATTTACAGAATCTTACAATATCCTGATGGGGATCAAAGAAACCATAGAACAACTGGAAGCAAGATTTTCTGACAACGGCGAGCTGGGAAGAATATATAATGCAATAACCAGAGAAATAGCAATGCCTGTTCTTAAGAGAAAAAGACTAGAAGTTTTGTTTGAACAGGAGGAGAAAAAAATAGAACAATGGCTTGTTTCTGTACAGAATGCAGCAAGCACTATGGGCAAGGTTCTGGGGGGCATACTATGGGGAAAAAGCGGAGAGGCATATGATACACTATCCAATTTGGACGACCTTGATATCAAAAACCACCGTCTTTTTAAACCCAATCTCGCAGAAACACAGAGGACAATAGCAATAATGGCAGGATATCTAAAAGAATCTTTGGAAATAGAAAACAAGCAATAA